One genomic window of Nicotiana sylvestris chromosome 10, ASM39365v2, whole genome shotgun sequence includes the following:
- the LOC104246287 gene encoding branched-chain amino acid aminotransferase 1, mitochondrial-like, producing MIRRAAFFRRLIDSASLPSKIGARYYTAQVATSLQSTGQSDEESIDIDWENLGFHLMPTDYMYLTKSNENGHFEQGQLNPYGNIHLSPSAAVLNYGQGLFEGTKAYRRDDGRLFLFRPHQNAIRMQIGAERMCMPCPSTNQFVDAVKQTALANKRFIPPPGKGSLYIRPLLIGSGPILGLAPAPDYTFLVYASPVGNYFKEGTAPLNLYVEEDLHRASRGGSGAVKSITNYAPVLRAIKSAKEKGFSDVLYLDSLNKRYIEEVSSCNIFLVKGKILSTPAASGTILEGVTRKSIMVIARDLGYQVEERLIDVDELTNADEVFCTGTAVGVASVGSITYKGKRIEYKERSEQTSKQLYSRVIEIQRGVIEDKRDWIVEIE from the exons ATGATTCGAAGAGCTGCATTTTTTCGCAGATTAATTGACTCTGCTTCTCTACCATCAAAG ATTGGAGCAAGGTACTATACAGCTCAAGTTGCAACTTCTTTACAATCTACTGGTCAAAG TGATGAGGAGTCCATTGACATTGATTGGGAGAATCTTGGGTTCCATTTAATGCCAACTGATTATATGTACCTAACAAAAAGCAATGAAAATGGTCATTTCGAACAAGGCCAGCTTAATCCCTATGGAAACATCCACTTGAGCCCCTCTGCTGCTGTCTTAAACTATGGTCAG GGTCTGTTTGAAGGTACAAAAGCCTATAGAAGAGATGATGGACGATTGTTTCTGTTTCGTCCACATCAAAATGCGATTAGAATGCAGATTGGTGCTGAAAGAATGTGCATGCCTTGTCCTTCCACTAATCAATTTGTAGATGCTGTCAAGCAAACAGCTCTGGCGAACAAGCGTTTT ATTCCTCCTCCAGGTAAAGGGTCTCTTTATATAAGGCCTCTGCTTATAGGAAGTGGACCAATTCTTGGTTTGGCTCCAGCACCAGACTACACCTTCCTTGTCTATGCTTCTCCTGTAGGAAATTATTTCAAG GAAGGGACAGCGCCATTGAACTTGTACGTTGAGGAAGACCTTCATCGCGCCTCGCGTGGTGGATCTGGAGCTGTCAAAAGCATTACTAACTATGCCCCG GTTTTGAGAGCTATAAAGAGTGCAAAAGAGAAAGGATTCTCAGATGTATTGTACCTTGACTCTTTAAATAAGAGATACATTGAAGAGGTCTCTTCTTGTAACATTTTCCTTGTGAAG GGAAAAATCCTTTCAACTCCAGCAGCAAGTGGAACTATTCTTGAAGGAGTGACAAGAAAAAGCATCATGGTCATTGCACGTGATCTTGGTTACCAG GTGGAAGAACGTTTGATTGATGTAGATGAATTGACTAATGCTGATGAAGTATTCTGTACGGGAACTGCAGTTGGTGTTGCTTCCGTTGGTAGCATTACTTACAAAGGCAAAAG GATTGAGTACAAAGAAAGATCAGAGCAAACAAGTAAGCAACTGTACTCAAGAGTAATCGAGATTCAAAGAGGTGTTATCGAGGACAAGAGGGACTGGATTGTCGAGATCGAATAA